The proteins below are encoded in one region of Chroicocephalus ridibundus chromosome 9, bChrRid1.1, whole genome shotgun sequence:
- the GOLM2 gene encoding protein GOLM2 isoform X2 produces MVGFGANRRGGRLPSLVFVALLVVIAILAFNCWNASSRQALLQEELAELQSQAKRTEVARGRLEKRNSDLMGKVDSHKKQLEQKEADYSQLSSQLQARDGQVKKCEDSKMKLQNNISYQMADIHRLKEQLAELRQEFIRQEDQLHEYKKNNTYLTRRLEYDSLQCGQQIKEMRLQHEENMKKLMDQIMREQKATQKIQSSKDTEVSPNNDDQAISKTAPEAEDKNTVKNEQPSDHVVNGKEKIKPGGDAGMPEIEDNDPAKAEDTPTALKKPLISAPKSEVHQPVINLPTEQPHAPNLAPGLHSDNDGNADIAKQIPPNSLQHLNFEENMENQNEHKIETDHIKIPKSRVSDLQKMKQNDEERDLQNDLVDYGKPRFSDGVL; encoded by the exons ATGGTGGGCTTCGGGGCCAACCGGAGGGGCGGCCGTCTGCCTTCCCTCGTCTTCGTGGCGCTGCTGGTGGTGATCGCCATCCTCGCCTTCAACTGCTGGAACGCCTCGTCCCGCCAggccctgctgcaggaggagctggccgagctgcagagccaggccaAGCGCACCGAGGTGGCCCGGGGGCGCCTGGAGAAGAGGAACTCGGACCTGATGGGCAAGGTGGACTCCCACAAGAAGCAGCTGGAGCAGAAGGAGGCCGACTACagccagctgagcagccagctgCAGGCCCGGGACGGCCAGGTGAAGAAGTGCGAGGACAGCAAG atgAAGCTGCAGAACAACATATCCTATCAAATGGCAGACATACATCGTTTAAAGG AGCAACTAGCAGAACTACGTCAGGAATTCATTCGCCAGGAAGATCAGCTTCACGAGTACAAGAAGAACAATACTTACCTTACACGGAGATTGGAATATGATAG TCTGCAGTGTGGGCAACAGATCAAGGAAATGAGACTGCAAcatgaagaaaacatgaagaaattaatGGACCAAATTATGCGGGAACAAAAG GCCACACAAAAAATTCAGTCCAGTAAAGACACCGAAGTAAGTCCCAATAATGATGACCAGGCAATATCTAAGACTGCTCCAGAGGCAGAAGATAAAAACACAGTAAAGAATGAGCAGCCTTCAGACCATGTTGTAAATGGGaaag AGAAAATCAAACCAGGAGGAGATGCAGGCATGCCTGAAATAGAAGATAATGATCCTGCTAAAGCTGAAGATACTCCCACCG ctttaaagaAGCCACTTATTTCAGCTCCTAAAAGCGAAGTTCATCAGCCTGTTATAAATCTTCCAACTGAACAGCCCCACGCCCCAAATCTGGCACCAG GTTTGCACAGTGACAATGATGGAAATGCCGACATTGCAAAGCAGATACCTCCAAATTCTCTCCAGCActtaaattttgaagaaaatatggaaaatcaGAACGAACACAAAATTGAAACGGACCATATAAAAATTCCAAAGAGCAGAGTCAGTGACTTGCAGAAGATGAAGCAAA atgatgaagaaagAGACCTACAGAACGACCTGGTTGATTACGGCAAGCCACGCTTCAGCGACGGGGTCCTGTGA
- the GOLM2 gene encoding protein GOLM2 isoform X1 has protein sequence MVGFGANRRGGRLPSLVFVALLVVIAILAFNCWNASSRQALLQEELAELQSQAKRTEVARGRLEKRNSDLMGKVDSHKKQLEQKEADYSQLSSQLQARDGQVKKCEDSKMKLQNNISYQMADIHRLKEQLAELRQEFIRQEDQLHEYKKNNTYLTRRLEYDSLQCGQQIKEMRLQHEENMKKLMDQIMREQKATQKIQSSKDTEVSPNNDDQAISKTAPEAEDKNTVKNEQPSDHVVNGKEKIKPGGDAGMPEIEDNDPAKAEDTPTALKKPLISAPKSEVHQPVINLPTEQPHAPNLAPGLHSDNDGNADIAKQIPPNSLQHLNFEENMENQNEHKIETDHIKIPKSRVSDLQKMKQSRFFDENESPVDPQQGSKLADYNGDDGNVGEYEADKQAELAYNEEEDGDGGEEDVQDDEERDLQNDLVDYGKPRFSDGVL, from the exons ATGGTGGGCTTCGGGGCCAACCGGAGGGGCGGCCGTCTGCCTTCCCTCGTCTTCGTGGCGCTGCTGGTGGTGATCGCCATCCTCGCCTTCAACTGCTGGAACGCCTCGTCCCGCCAggccctgctgcaggaggagctggccgagctgcagagccaggccaAGCGCACCGAGGTGGCCCGGGGGCGCCTGGAGAAGAGGAACTCGGACCTGATGGGCAAGGTGGACTCCCACAAGAAGCAGCTGGAGCAGAAGGAGGCCGACTACagccagctgagcagccagctgCAGGCCCGGGACGGCCAGGTGAAGAAGTGCGAGGACAGCAAG atgAAGCTGCAGAACAACATATCCTATCAAATGGCAGACATACATCGTTTAAAGG AGCAACTAGCAGAACTACGTCAGGAATTCATTCGCCAGGAAGATCAGCTTCACGAGTACAAGAAGAACAATACTTACCTTACACGGAGATTGGAATATGATAG TCTGCAGTGTGGGCAACAGATCAAGGAAATGAGACTGCAAcatgaagaaaacatgaagaaattaatGGACCAAATTATGCGGGAACAAAAG GCCACACAAAAAATTCAGTCCAGTAAAGACACCGAAGTAAGTCCCAATAATGATGACCAGGCAATATCTAAGACTGCTCCAGAGGCAGAAGATAAAAACACAGTAAAGAATGAGCAGCCTTCAGACCATGTTGTAAATGGGaaag AGAAAATCAAACCAGGAGGAGATGCAGGCATGCCTGAAATAGAAGATAATGATCCTGCTAAAGCTGAAGATACTCCCACCG ctttaaagaAGCCACTTATTTCAGCTCCTAAAAGCGAAGTTCATCAGCCTGTTATAAATCTTCCAACTGAACAGCCCCACGCCCCAAATCTGGCACCAG GTTTGCACAGTGACAATGATGGAAATGCCGACATTGCAAAGCAGATACCTCCAAATTCTCTCCAGCActtaaattttgaagaaaatatggaaaatcaGAACGAACACAAAATTGAAACGGACCATATAAAAATTCCAAAGAGCAGAGTCAGTGACTTGCAGAAGATGAAGCAAA GCCGATTCTTTGATGAGAATGAGTCCCCTGTTGATCCGCAGCAGGGTTCTAAACTGGCAGATTATAATGGGGATGATGGTAACGTGGGTGAGTATGAGGCAGACAAACAGGCCGAGCTGGCTTACAATGAGGAAGAGGATGGTGATGGTGGAGAAGAAGACGTCCAAG atgatgaagaaagAGACCTACAGAACGACCTGGTTGATTACGGCAAGCCACGCTTCAGCGACGGGGTCCTGTGA